In 'Nostoc azollae' 0708, the following are encoded in one genomic region:
- a CDS encoding GDYXXLXY domain-containing protein has protein sequence MTNNSPEPEKTLTPEKEFSEKLTFRDYLIATEQKANQPLPIWRLIAPLMVQIGLILAVPTQAMYTEVTGKSVILQTIPAYSNNFLQGSSLSLNYSISRNETLRRLPGWRDWVRRNSLRNGQINQGSILYLILQEQQYFNRSVPTAWRPVRISSNRPMYLPNNQVALKGSYQDGLINYGLENYFISEEQRQQINNDLLQTQQNRDGRRSPIVVKVKVDPQGNAVPTSMWIGDHNYRF, from the coding sequence ATGACAAATAACTCGCCTGAACCTGAAAAAACCTTAACTCCAGAGAAGGAGTTTTCTGAAAAATTGACTTTTCGGGATTACTTAATAGCTACTGAACAGAAAGCTAATCAGCCGTTACCGATTTGGCGATTAATTGCTCCTTTGATGGTACAGATTGGATTAATTTTGGCAGTTCCAACCCAAGCGATGTATACGGAAGTGACTGGTAAATCTGTCATTTTGCAAACTATACCTGCATATTCTAATAATTTTTTGCAGGGTTCTTCTTTGTCGCTTAATTATAGTATTTCCCGCAATGAGACTTTGAGAAGATTACCTGGTTGGAGAGATTGGGTAAGACGAAATTCTCTGAGAAATGGACAAATAAATCAAGGAAGTATCTTGTATTTGATTTTGCAAGAACAACAATATTTTAATCGTAGTGTTCCTACAGCTTGGAGACCAGTGCGTATAAGTAGTAATCGACCCATGTATTTACCCAATAACCAGGTGGCTTTAAAAGGGAGTTATCAAGATGGGTTGATTAACTACGGTTTGGAAAACTATTTCATTTCTGAAGAACAAAGACAGCAGATTAATAATGATCTGTTGCAAACACAGCAAAACAGAGATGGACGGAGATCACCAATAGTGGTCAAAGTTAAAGTAGATCCTCAAGGTAATGCTGTGCCGACGAGTATGTGGATAGGCGATCACAATTATCGCTTTTAA
- a CDS encoding DUF2157 domain-containing protein, which translates to MNLNNFPQELRQEAQRWRDEGLISPSQYQQIADRYQFNKIEAAAKESSGLIAIAVGGLLLVLGVIIFVAANWQTWSREVKFILLISLFLSTAITGFLTWREPTLAKGEDKKQQRSKRLLGEGLLILSAFILGATLMLMAQIFNISGSASELFLAWGFGVLVMAYSLSLNFLGVLAIVLVQIGYWIGLREFWSSPIDLNWARLAVRHMSLISWLLFVPLAYICRSRVIFVLGAVAFTLSLQYNLNPLPLLTFSDVVPWVASFALALPGALFWSYDDLLFPTINYRLFQPIARNLALGCFGVVFYMLSFRWQWQSFSYGYGSSPNNFSNVFQSLPIIDLGIINGLAVLQWLFLFRHRGNATRREVFFTITVITIFLSFIVIIPFWHQAIGRITELGIFVFNVLLTTLAWGLMQEGLKLSNRLSFWCGMLLLILQIISRVLEYDTDLLFRSLVFVLCGSGLISAGLWFERRFHERSSVRKQ; encoded by the coding sequence ATGAACTTAAATAATTTTCCGCAGGAATTACGCCAAGAAGCACAACGTTGGCGGGATGAAGGACTTATTAGTCCTTCCCAATACCAGCAGATTGCAGACCGTTATCAATTTAACAAAATAGAAGCAGCTGCAAAGGAAAGTTCTGGGCTAATAGCCATTGCTGTAGGTGGCTTGCTTTTAGTTCTAGGTGTAATTATCTTTGTAGCAGCAAATTGGCAAACATGGTCAAGAGAAGTCAAGTTTATCTTGTTAATAAGTTTGTTTTTGTCTACTGCTATCACTGGTTTTTTGACTTGGAGAGAACCTACACTTGCTAAAGGTGAAGATAAAAAACAACAACGTAGTAAACGCCTACTAGGAGAAGGATTACTAATTCTCAGCGCCTTTATTTTAGGGGCAACTTTAATGTTGATGGCGCAAATATTCAATATTAGCGGTTCAGCTTCTGAGTTGTTTTTGGCCTGGGGTTTTGGTGTTTTAGTGATGGCTTATAGTCTATCCCTCAATTTTTTGGGGGTTTTGGCTATTGTTCTTGTACAAATCGGCTATTGGATAGGATTAAGAGAGTTTTGGTCTTCTCCGATTGATTTGAATTGGGCGCGTTTAGCAGTGCGGCATATGTCCTTAATTTCATGGTTGCTGTTTGTACCTTTAGCCTATATTTGTCGTTCACGGGTGATATTTGTATTAGGTGCGGTTGCTTTTACTCTTTCCTTGCAATACAATCTCAACCCCTTACCATTGCTAACTTTTTCTGATGTAGTACCTTGGGTAGCGTCTTTTGCATTAGCACTTCCAGGGGCATTATTCTGGAGTTATGATGATTTGCTGTTCCCCACCATTAATTATAGGTTGTTTCAACCCATAGCCCGTAATTTAGCGTTGGGATGTTTTGGTGTAGTATTTTATATGTTATCTTTCCGTTGGCAGTGGCAATCTTTCAGTTATGGTTATGGTAGTTCACCAAACAATTTCTCGAATGTATTTCAATCTCTGCCGATAATTGATTTGGGAATTATCAACGGTTTGGCAGTTTTGCAATGGTTATTTCTATTTCGTCATCGAGGTAATGCAACGCGCAGAGAAGTATTTTTTACCATCACCGTCATTACCATCTTTCTGAGTTTTATTGTTATCATACCTTTTTGGCATCAAGCTATCGGTCGCATTACTGAACTGGGTATTTTTGTTTTCAATGTCCTGTTGACAACTTTAGCTTGGGGATTGATGCAAGAAGGATTGAAGTTAAGTAACAGACTCTCTTTTTGGTGTGGTATGCTATTACTCATCCTGCAAATTATCAGCCGCGTGTTAGAGTACGATACAGATTTATTGTTTAGATCACTAGTGTTTGTATTGTGCGGTTCTGGTCTGATTTCTGCGGGTCTTTGGTTTGAACGTCGCTTCCATGAACGGAGTTCGGTGAGGAAACAGTAG
- a CDS encoding RsmB/NOP family class I SAM-dependent RNA methyltransferase — MEKPSKLLLKVSRSLFEHADEQGGFIEALVNPKPFSPCILWCLEKPDIMPFAVEIPTPWQPKFVDRLHIGEKPGKHPLHQQGHFYCLDFSSVFAASILLTINQPVPLLFDMCAAPGGKSIFAWKALKPDLLISNEVIAKRLGMLISNLKRCQIQPTGVVNRDSSIFAQMLLQTSNLVVVDAPCTGQSLLAKGEKAPGCFHHTSINKSANRQKRIIANSTQLVAPQGYLAYMTCTYSPEENEQVCEWLLEKFPQFQAVEVSHLLSYQSHLTTIPCYRMFPQDGLGAGAFTVLFKNMAEGESKKVSLETITSMCKYYRFTKTV, encoded by the coding sequence ATGGAAAAGCCTTCAAAGTTATTACTTAAAGTTTCCCGTAGTTTATTTGAACATGCCGATGAACAAGGAGGCTTCATTGAAGCTTTAGTTAATCCTAAACCTTTTTCGCCTTGTATTTTGTGGTGTCTAGAAAAACCAGACATTATGCCATTTGCAGTAGAAATACCAACACCTTGGCAACCCAAATTTGTAGACCGTTTACATATTGGAGAAAAACCAGGTAAACATCCCTTGCATCAACAAGGACATTTTTATTGTTTGGATTTTTCATCTGTATTTGCTGCTTCTATTTTATTAACTATCAATCAACCAGTACCTTTATTATTTGATATGTGTGCCGCACCAGGGGGTAAAAGTATTTTTGCTTGGAAAGCATTAAAACCTGATTTACTGATCAGTAATGAAGTCATCGCCAAGCGGTTAGGAATGCTAATTTCCAATTTGAAACGTTGCCAAATTCAACCTACTGGTGTAGTAAATCGGGACTCTAGTATTTTTGCACAAATGTTATTACAAACTAGCAACTTAGTGGTAGTTGATGCACCTTGTACTGGTCAATCTTTATTAGCTAAAGGTGAAAAAGCACCGGGATGTTTTCATCATACTTCAATTAATAAAAGTGCGAATCGTCAAAAACGCATTATTGCTAACTCAACGCAATTAGTTGCACCACAAGGTTATTTAGCTTATATGACTTGTACTTATTCTCCAGAAGAAAATGAGCAGGTATGTGAATGGTTATTAGAGAAATTTCCCCAATTTCAAGCTGTGGAAGTTAGCCATTTATTAAGTTATCAATCGCATTTAACTACCATTCCTTGTTATCGGATGTTTCCACAAGATGGTTTAGGTGCTGGTGCGTTTACTGTTTTGTTTAAAAATATGGCTGAAGGGGAGAGTAAGAAGGTGAGTTTAGAAACTATAACTTCTATGTGTAAATACTATAGGTTCACAAAAACTGTATAA
- the cas6 gene encoding CRISPR-associated endoribonuclease Cas6, translating into MPRTATSTRRKTQNQANTPLSWADDTELVGLVFDLEATSTTSLYSQYTIGLHAWFLDQVRQLNPKLSAYLHDSESEKPFNISALEGQLLPSGKQLQIQANQTYRWHVNAISQPVVQFLSQWLTQLPLTLELRDAPLQIKQVHIAHPATTYTQLLNSLISKYSDISFNFVSPTSFRRKGHHLPLPVPINLFHSYLRRWNDFSGTPVEQDAFLEWIDENVIIHQHRLESVKVAAGKRGSVTGFTGVMSCGLSKPALANTEFTQLFYALVQLAPYCGTGHKTTFGLGQTRFYWVEPEQTTPSRVLTNLLGERIDELTAIFTAQRKRTGGERTDKIASTWATILARREMGESLQVIAQDLEMPYITVKTYVKLARRALKDPMSKS; encoded by the coding sequence ATGCCAAGAACCGCTACATCCACCAGGCGCAAAACCCAAAACCAAGCAAACACCCCTCTATCCTGGGCAGATGATACGGAATTAGTTGGTTTAGTCTTTGACCTAGAAGCAACCAGCACAACTTCCCTTTACTCCCAATACACCATTGGACTTCACGCTTGGTTTCTCGACCAAGTACGCCAATTAAATCCCAAGCTTTCGGCCTATCTCCATGATAGTGAATCAGAAAAACCCTTCAACATTTCCGCCCTCGAAGGTCAATTACTTCCCAGTGGGAAACAACTGCAAATACAAGCAAACCAAACATACCGCTGGCACGTTAACGCCATTTCCCAACCAGTAGTTCAGTTCTTGAGTCAATGGTTAACCCAATTACCACTGACTCTAGAATTAAGAGACGCACCATTGCAAATCAAACAGGTGCATATTGCCCATCCAGCTACTACCTACACTCAACTGCTAAACTCACTTATAAGTAAATATTCTGATATCAGTTTTAACTTTGTCTCCCCTACTAGCTTTCGTCGCAAAGGTCATCATTTACCCCTTCCAGTTCCCATAAATCTTTTCCACAGCTACCTCCGACGCTGGAATGACTTTTCAGGAACGCCTGTAGAACAAGACGCCTTTCTAGAATGGATAGATGAAAATGTCATCATCCACCAGCACCGCTTAGAGTCAGTGAAAGTAGCAGCAGGTAAAAGGGGTTCAGTAACTGGATTCACCGGGGTAATGTCCTGTGGTTTGAGTAAACCAGCTTTAGCTAACACTGAATTTACCCAATTATTTTATGCTTTAGTCCAACTGGCTCCCTACTGCGGAACAGGTCATAAAACCACCTTTGGACTAGGACAAACTCGCTTCTACTGGGTAGAACCAGAACAAACAACACCTTCTAGGGTATTAACAAACCTGCTGGGAGAACGCATTGATGAATTAACAGCAATATTCACAGCACAACGCAAACGTACAGGGGGAGAACGTACTGACAAAATTGCTTCGACCTGGGCTACGATTTTAGCACGGCGAGAAATGGGGGAATCGTTGCAGGTCATAGCGCAAGATTTAGAGATGCCTTATATCACCGTTAAAACTTATGTCAAATTAGCTCGTCGGGCGCTTAAAGATCCCATGTCAAAGTCATAA
- the cas10 gene encoding type III-B CRISPR-associated protein Cas10/Cmr2, whose translation MDNMNSVSIAIAWCLAWGNERQPQFDISVLQQMREALNHENNEREVPKKVSSLVDAVRELEKLDKPENFPKTLDSLRELTEKHCILWKSKIGLVYGGATKIKQYVFEESKLPDIRGASGLLDRINLIDLPAFFNVIPKSDRHNYTIQCGQTKKWLNASFPNEPNLTDALIPELIIYSTGGNILAFCPAAFVDDLANAIEKRYTEETLTANSCAVGETFRVIETRLGLLQDNIAETFWLEKYQKEYQNTIIEAYFGKIDDLSKIENTFKKHKSFNELTTKLVIRFNQRRSGNESENRPTRRYPAMFETHPYLRRDETGKRSAIAHINELTGQPYLSETLIRKRRVGDRAKTGISETPEWYKYYQDTGLKWEAGIIDSWLDKFEDFLVQNSEQYQAYYGNNHNQKKEIKIPQSLTQLSRVSNGYVAYIYADGNNMSGFIQNIRTPEEYQQFSQDIENATKYAVYQALAYNLQPRKIKGISEPQSKIKDGDLVHPFEIITIGGDDILLIVPADKALQIAKMIGEQFENILLDEVPISGVEIKGEYKVQEKLLHPNKFHRFSKTIPEHYQCQLSMSTGVLITAYNTPIYYAEELVTQLLKSAKKYAKILKYTDFLTNKQISYYGGTVDFFTMKSVTMISSSIGELRKQTLTFDKLKLYAAPYTLPELDKFLISLQALQKAEFPKSQLYQIRSFLERGRRTASLNYYYFRNRLNKGQDTLKANFEDTWCTAKTNKGNIAPWMWNLEEEIYETIWREMVDLFHLIKFSDIKSQQASQQEINP comes from the coding sequence ATGGATAACATGAATTCTGTTAGTATTGCGATCGCCTGGTGTTTGGCTTGGGGTAATGAACGTCAACCCCAGTTTGATATTTCTGTTTTACAACAAATGCGGGAGGCTTTAAATCATGAGAATAATGAGCGAGAAGTACCGAAAAAAGTATCTTCTTTAGTCGATGCAGTGAGAGAGTTGGAAAAACTAGATAAGCCTGAAAATTTCCCCAAGACCTTAGATTCTTTAAGAGAATTAACTGAAAAGCACTGTATTTTGTGGAAATCTAAAATTGGTTTAGTTTATGGTGGTGCAACCAAGATTAAACAATATGTATTTGAAGAATCTAAACTTCCTGATATTCGTGGTGCTTCCGGACTTTTAGATAGAATCAACTTAATTGACTTACCTGCTTTCTTTAATGTAATTCCCAAGTCAGACCGTCACAACTATACTATCCAATGTGGTCAAACCAAAAAGTGGCTGAATGCAAGTTTCCCTAATGAACCTAATTTAACAGATGCTTTAATTCCCGAACTGATTATTTACTCAACTGGTGGGAATATCCTTGCCTTTTGCCCTGCTGCCTTTGTAGATGATTTAGCAAATGCTATAGAAAAACGTTATACAGAAGAGACTTTAACCGCTAATTCTTGTGCTGTTGGAGAAACTTTTAGAGTAATAGAAACTCGTTTAGGTTTACTCCAAGATAATATTGCAGAAACATTTTGGTTGGAAAAATATCAAAAAGAGTATCAAAATACTATTATTGAGGCATATTTCGGGAAAATTGATGATTTATCAAAAATTGAAAACACATTTAAAAAACATAAAAGTTTTAATGAATTGACTACAAAACTAGTAATTCGTTTTAATCAGCGTCGTAGTGGGAATGAAAGTGAAAATCGTCCTACTCGTCGTTATCCAGCAATGTTTGAAACACATCCTTATTTAAGAAGAGATGAAACAGGAAAGCGTTCTGCAATCGCTCATATAAATGAACTTACTGGTCAACCTTATCTATCTGAAACTTTAATCCGTAAAAGACGAGTAGGTGACAGAGCAAAAACTGGAATTTCTGAAACACCAGAATGGTATAAATACTATCAAGATACGGGACTCAAGTGGGAAGCTGGAATCATTGATAGTTGGCTTGATAAATTCGAGGATTTTCTGGTCCAAAATTCAGAACAGTATCAGGCATATTATGGAAATAACCACAATCAGAAAAAAGAAATTAAAATCCCCCAATCTTTAACACAATTAAGCAGAGTAAGCAATGGCTATGTTGCTTATATATATGCAGATGGTAATAATATGAGCGGTTTTATTCAAAATATCCGTACTCCCGAAGAGTATCAACAATTTAGTCAAGATATTGAAAATGCCACAAAATATGCTGTTTATCAAGCTTTAGCCTACAATCTCCAGCCTCGGAAAATCAAAGGTATTAGTGAACCACAATCGAAAATTAAAGATGGCGATTTAGTTCATCCATTTGAAATTATCACTATTGGGGGTGATGACATTTTATTAATAGTCCCTGCTGATAAAGCTTTACAAATTGCTAAAATGATTGGTGAACAATTTGAAAACATTCTTTTGGATGAAGTTCCAATCTCAGGAGTAGAAATTAAAGGCGAATACAAAGTACAAGAAAAATTACTTCATCCTAACAAGTTCCATCGTTTTTCTAAAACCATACCAGAACATTATCAATGTCAATTAAGTATGTCAACTGGCGTATTAATTACAGCTTATAACACCCCAATTTACTATGCAGAAGAATTGGTCACACAACTATTAAAATCTGCAAAGAAATATGCTAAAATATTAAAGTATACTGATTTTTTAACAAATAAACAAATCAGTTATTATGGGGGTACAGTTGATTTTTTCACCATGAAATCAGTAACCATGATTTCATCAAGTATTGGAGAACTTCGCAAACAGACTTTAACCTTTGATAAACTTAAACTTTATGCTGCACCCTATACCCTACCTGAATTAGATAAATTTTTAATATCTCTTCAAGCACTGCAGAAAGCTGAATTTCCAAAATCGCAACTTTATCAAATCCGTAGCTTCCTAGAACGAGGTAGACGAACTGCAAGTTTAAATTATTACTATTTTCGTAATCGACTTAATAAAGGACAAGATACACTTAAGGCAAACTTTGAAGATACATGGTGTACAGCTAAAACTAATAAAGGTAATATTGCACCTTGGATGTGGAATCTTGAAGAAGAAATATATGAAACTATCTGGCGAGAAATGGTAGATTTATTCCATTTAATCAAATTTTCTGATATCAAATCTCAACAAGCATCACAACAGGAAATTAACCCATGA
- a CDS encoding RAMP superfamily CRISPR-associated protein: MIQLKNLLENNANRKVEPYTITAIIDSALCVGVGGSSGSLADKPIVRNAENNLLIPGSQIKGRVRHECEKLLRGLKWAISESPNAEKMVIRRDNAPAKFQRNEYEIPGYEHTYHCLISQVFGDPILPSRVIFDDLICTEDPENLPEIIRPGLTINRRRRTGEEKKLYFLETSPANAELKFQGQIHIQPTLTPERPDYAKVLIFAGLKQIYALGGSKSAGLGWLHWKLGELNNELINMNLKEIWQFLAKGEMK, translated from the coding sequence ATGATACAACTTAAGAACTTATTAGAAAACAATGCTAATAGAAAGGTTGAACCTTACACAATTACTGCCATAATTGATTCAGCTTTATGTGTAGGTGTGGGAGGTTCTTCTGGCTCTTTAGCAGATAAACCCATTGTCCGCAACGCAGAAAATAATTTACTAATTCCTGGTTCACAAATTAAAGGACGAGTGCGCCATGAATGCGAAAAACTACTGCGGGGGTTAAAATGGGCAATTTCTGAATCTCCCAATGCAGAAAAAATGGTTATTCGTAGAGATAATGCACCTGCAAAATTTCAACGTAATGAATACGAAATACCTGGATATGAACACACATATCACTGTTTAATCAGTCAAGTCTTTGGTGATCCGATTTTACCTTCGCGGGTGATTTTTGATGATTTGATCTGTACAGAAGACCCAGAAAATTTACCAGAAATTATCCGTCCGGGTCTAACTATCAACCGTCGTCGTCGTACCGGAGAAGAAAAGAAACTTTATTTTTTAGAAACCTCACCTGCAAATGCAGAACTTAAATTTCAGGGACAGATACATATTCAACCAACTTTGACACCAGAACGACCAGATTATGCAAAGGTTTTAATTTTTGCAGGGTTGAAACAAATTTATGCTTTAGGTGGTAGTAAATCTGCTGGTTTAGGTTGGTTGCATTGGAAATTAGGTGAGTTAAATAATGAATTGATAAATATGAATTTAAAAGAAATTTGGCAGTTTTTAGCAAAAGGAGAGATGAAGTGA
- the csx10 gene encoding type III-D CRISPR-associated RAMP protein Csx10 — MKRIELEIKVLSPLAISRKKPGGSVSECEDYIPGSVIRGAIASEILKQSGQQFSDLSQNGGDFQALFLGDEPAIFQNAYPNIRKTKKDSFRIEEEVKILPTTALSSKTTPGFKTSSKKDEKCNGVFDTLFDRLCADFYGYAYEPNCPIDGGRVDSPGITFYTVLDDKYYKLSSQKRLLTKVGINRRRATSEEGISYSIEVLNESELGGKNPKPVSYRSSIIVPDNLSNLLWEFIDNNSLNFRLGGSTSRGLGKVKIKSIIVGIGDKTTKAIKKKIQVFTHKLDTRWKDKWSVFGKPRQNLSENRNYFTLDLQADAILTERWQRTTVISPQMLKQFTNVDDESLKLEAAYSSYEYRSGWNSAWGLMKDVELVTNKGSVYLFSTSQPKKWYAALAKLELKGIGERTYEGFGQVEVCNNFHLVMREELV; from the coding sequence GTGAAACGAATTGAATTAGAAATTAAAGTCTTATCTCCTTTAGCAATTTCTCGAAAAAAACCGGGAGGTTCTGTCAGTGAATGTGAAGATTATATTCCTGGTAGTGTGATTCGTGGGGCGATTGCTAGTGAAATTTTAAAACAATCGGGTCAACAGTTTAGTGATTTAAGTCAAAATGGTGGTGATTTTCAGGCTTTGTTTTTAGGTGATGAACCAGCTATTTTTCAAAATGCTTATCCTAATATTCGCAAAACGAAAAAAGATAGTTTTAGAATTGAAGAAGAAGTAAAAATACTACCCACTACTGCTTTAAGTTCAAAGACAACTCCAGGTTTTAAAACATCCTCTAAAAAAGATGAGAAGTGTAATGGTGTTTTTGATACCCTTTTTGACCGTTTGTGTGCAGATTTCTATGGTTACGCATACGAACCCAATTGTCCCATTGATGGAGGTAGGGTAGATTCTCCAGGAATTACTTTCTATACTGTACTTGACGACAAATACTATAAACTCTCGTCGCAAAAACGTTTATTAACTAAGGTGGGAATAAATAGAAGACGTGCTACCTCAGAAGAGGGAATTTCATATAGTATTGAAGTTCTAAACGAATCAGAATTAGGGGGTAAAAATCCAAAGCCTGTAAGTTATAGATCATCTATTATTGTTCCAGATAATTTATCAAATTTACTCTGGGAATTCATTGATAATAATTCCCTGAATTTCCGTTTAGGAGGTTCAACTTCACGCGGGTTAGGAAAAGTTAAGATTAAATCTATAATTGTAGGAATTGGAGATAAAACCACCAAAGCAATTAAAAAAAAAATTCAGGTATTTACTCATAAACTTGATACTCGGTGGAAAGATAAGTGGTCAGTTTTTGGTAAACCACGTCAAAACTTATCGGAGAACCGTAATTATTTCACTTTAGATTTACAAGCAGATGCAATTTTAACTGAAAGATGGCAACGTACAACTGTTATTTCTCCACAAATGTTAAAACAATTTACAAATGTTGATGATGAATCATTAAAACTGGAAGCAGCTTATAGTAGTTATGAATATCGTTCTGGTTGGAATTCTGCTTGGGGATTAATGAAAGATGTGGAGTTAGTAACTAATAAAGGTTCTGTTTACTTATTTAGTACCTCTCAACCAAAGAAATGGTATGCAGCTTTAGCTAAGCTAGAGTTAAAAGGAATTGGAGAAAGAACTTATGAAGGTTTCGGTCAAGTTGAAGTTTGTAATAATTTTCATTTAGTCATGAGAGAGGAATTGGTTTAA
- the csx7 gene encoding type III CRISPR-associated RAMP protein Csx7, protein MFDIFKNRLEITGILTTITALRISARCSTEPIGRDLPVIKDALGQPLIPGSSFKGALRSRLESFLRGIDDKFAANPAIESEWSITKDRMNGENGIKKEVDKELEGYPEEERAAKEDQLLTDKIINETDLTSRLFGSPWIASKFQVRDLIVLPDTWFGQYQERDGVSIDRDTETAVDGQLYDFQVVPAGTQFEFRAVVENAEDWELGLLMIALHQFKIEQIALGGGRSRGLGVVKLEIDKMRWVDVEDNPQFLLQYLQKLVMADETAYEDAAEYKDEWVNQLIDYLNKQIPQKATNQTTP, encoded by the coding sequence ATGTTTGACATATTCAAAAATCGCCTAGAAATCACAGGAATACTAACAACAATCACCGCATTAAGAATTAGTGCACGATGTTCCACTGAACCTATTGGAAGAGATTTACCCGTCATCAAAGATGCATTAGGACAACCATTAATACCAGGTTCTAGCTTCAAAGGAGCATTAAGATCCCGTCTTGAAAGTTTCCTGAGAGGAATTGATGATAAATTCGCAGCTAACCCAGCAATAGAAAGTGAATGGTCAATTACTAAGGACCGTATGAATGGAGAAAATGGTATTAAAAAAGAGGTTGATAAAGAACTAGAAGGATATCCAGAAGAAGAACGTGCTGCAAAAGAAGATCAGTTACTCACAGATAAAATTATTAATGAAACAGATTTAACCTCTCGTCTATTTGGTTCACCTTGGATAGCAAGTAAATTCCAAGTACGCGATTTAATCGTACTACCTGACACCTGGTTTGGACAATATCAAGAACGAGACGGAGTATCAATTGACAGAGACACCGAAACCGCAGTAGATGGTCAACTCTACGACTTCCAAGTAGTACCAGCAGGGACACAATTTGAGTTCCGTGCAGTGGTAGAAAATGCTGAAGATTGGGAATTAGGACTACTAATGATTGCTTTACATCAATTTAAAATAGAACAAATTGCCCTGGGTGGTGGACGTTCTCGCGGTTTAGGAGTGGTTAAACTAGAGATAGACAAAATGCGCTGGGTTGATGTTGAAGATAACCCTCAATTTCTCTTGCAGTATCTTCAAAAATTAGTTATGGCAGATGAAACTGCTTATGAAGATGCGGCAGAATATAAAGATGAATGGGTAAATCAATTAATTGACTATTTAAACAAGCAAATCCCTCAAAAAGCTACAAACCAAACTACACCTTAA
- a CDS encoding RAMP superfamily CRISPR-associated protein codes for MHKKLVNYCTIDLSIIPDGPILIKSGREGADPTNPDMEFVRTFYKDGWSIYLPGSSLKGAIRAHAERIVRTVGSEQRPPDNTQQIWASHLLDEKNQNNNPNFYLEKWKNTEKKKKLEDRHPNPGAELYRQSCFVSQIFGNTAIASRIRFEDAHPVDIKQLRLEERNGVAIDRIFGSVAVGPFNYQVCTAGEFKTKIHLKNFTLAQLGLIGLVLRDLNDGWFGLGFAKSRGLGTVKVKYDSAIVQYPGCQFDSETRKIRQIGSSQEWDSNYLLGAGEFLTKEEAQKYGFPQSDKQYSEGFAQSLDLGIGVKLTWGNNTSSGVEDLFARAVNVWGEVLKA; via the coding sequence ATGCACAAAAAACTTGTCAATTATTGCACTATAGATTTAAGCATCATTCCCGATGGACCTATACTAATTAAATCAGGAAGAGAAGGAGCAGATCCCACAAACCCTGATATGGAATTTGTCAGAACATTTTATAAGGATGGATGGTCAATTTATTTACCAGGAAGCAGTTTAAAAGGTGCAATTCGCGCTCATGCTGAACGTATAGTTAGAACAGTAGGAAGTGAACAACGTCCACCAGACAATACTCAACAAATTTGGGCTAGTCATCTCTTAGATGAAAAGAATCAAAATAATAACCCGAACTTTTATTTAGAAAAGTGGAAAAATACCGAAAAAAAGAAGAAGCTAGAAGATAGACATCCTAATCCTGGCGCAGAATTATATAGACAATCCTGTTTTGTTTCTCAAATTTTTGGTAATACTGCTATTGCTAGTCGCATTCGTTTTGAAGATGCACATCCAGTAGATATCAAACAGTTGAGACTAGAAGAACGTAATGGAGTAGCAATAGATAGAATATTTGGGTCTGTTGCTGTTGGACCATTTAATTATCAAGTCTGTACTGCAGGAGAATTTAAAACTAAAATACATCTTAAAAACTTCACCCTTGCACAGTTAGGTTTAATAGGTTTAGTATTGCGAGACTTAAATGATGGTTGGTTTGGTTTAGGCTTTGCTAAATCTCGTGGTTTAGGTACTGTTAAAGTTAAATATGATAGCGCAATTGTCCAGTATCCCGGATGTCAATTTGACTCGGAAACCAGAAAGATTCGTCAAATAGGAAGTTCACAGGAATGGGACTCTAATTATTTATTGGGTGCAGGAGAATTTCTAACCAAAGAAGAAGCCCAAAAATATGGATTTCCTCAATCAGATAAACAATATTCTGAAGGGTTTGCCCAGTCACTGGACTTAGGAATTGGTGTAAAACTTACATGGGGAAATAACACTAGTTCTGGTGTCGAAGATTTATTTGCACGCGCTGTTAATGTTTGGGGTGAGGTTTTAAAAGCATGA